From Candoia aspera isolate rCanAsp1 chromosome 4, rCanAsp1.hap2, whole genome shotgun sequence, a single genomic window includes:
- the LOC134497072 gene encoding olfactory receptor 10G6-like produces MECPNQTAPNEFILSGFPYPQELKLPLLLFFSIMFILTLSGNSLIILVVISDLQLHKPMYWFLCYLSILDMAFSAVVVPKVIAGFTPGGKVISFAGCVTQLFSFHFTGCAECFLYTVMAYDRFLAICKPLHYGNLMSWKACLSLSLGTIIGGCMNSAFLTSLTFHLPYGENNYIDYVFCDIPSMLKLACVNIRFSELMSIIDVGFITMTCFLLILASYAYIISAILKISSSEGQHRAFSTCSAHLIVVFIYYLPLFYHYMRPASQGSMDGVVSMFYTTITPLLNPVIYTLRNKEMKTALVKLWSGKRDIGK; encoded by the exons ATGGAGTGTCCAAATCAAACAGCCCCAAATGAGTTTATCCTCTCTGGGTTTCCATATCCACAAGAACTAAAGCTCCCCTTGCTTCTCTTCTTCTCAATCATGTTTATCCTGACTCTTTCTGGAAATTCTCTGATCATCTTGGTGGTGATTTCTGACCTTCAACTGCACAAGCCCATGTACTGGTTCCTGTGTTATCTCTCCATCCTGGACATGGCCTTCTCAGCTGTGGTGGTTCCCAAAGTTATTGCTGGATTCACTCCTGGTGGAAAAGTCATCTCTTTTGCAGGTTGTGTGACTCAGCTGTTCTCCTTTCATTTCACTGGATGTGCAGAATGTTTTCTTTACACCGTGATGGCCTATGACCGCTTCTTGGCCATCTGTAAACCACTCCACTATGGCAACCTCATGAGCTGGAAAGCCTGCCTCAGCCTCTCCTTGGGTACCATCATTGGTGGTTGCATGAACTCCGCATTTCTGACATCTCTCACCTTTCATTTGCCTTATGGAGAGAACAACTATATTGACTATGTCTTCTGTGACATTCCATCCATGCTGAAGCTGGCTTGTGTTAACATAAGATTTAGTGAATTGATGAGCATCATTGATGTGGGTTTTATAACAATGACCTGCTTTCTCCTTATCCTAGCATCTTATGCTTATATCATCTCAGCCATTTTGAAGATTAGTAGCAGTGAGGGACAGCACAGAGCCTTCTCAACTTGCAGTGCCCATCTTATTGTGGTGTTCATATACTACCTGCCTCTGTTTTATCATTATATGCGGCCAGCTTCTCAGGGCTCCATGGATGGTGTGGTGAGCATGTTCTACACCACAATCACCCCTTTGTTGAACCCCGTGATATACACACTTAGGAACAAGGAGATGAAAACTGCACTGGTGAAACTATGGAGTGGGA AGAGggatataggaaaa
- the LOC134497073 gene encoding olfactory receptor 10G6-like — MECENRTRVHHFIIVGLPYPHDLQFPLFVFFLLIYLMTFLGNLLILLAVAFEPQLHKPMYWFLCHLSLLDMTVSSVVVPKVVAGFLEGGGVISFGGCVTQLFFFHFLGCTECFLYTVMAYDRFLAICKPLRYGNIMNHKACLYLSLGTLLGGSVHSMIQTTLTFHLPYSHGDQVGYIFCDIPAVLKLACADTTLNEMATFVDIGFLAMTCFFLIITSYIYIISAILRIRNAEGRHRAFSTCAAHITVVVTYYIPLVFIYLRPGSQDPLDGVVAVFYTTITPLLNPIIYTLRNKEMKSALRKLWVWNLLTLS, encoded by the coding sequence ATGGAGTGCGAAAATCGAACAAGAGTCCATCACTTCATCATTGTTGGGTTGCCTTACCCTCATGACCTTCAATTTCCATTGTTTGTCTTCTTTTTGCTCATCTACTTAATGACCTTCTTAGGAAACCTCCTTATCCTTTTGGCAGTGGCATTTGAACCTCAGCTGCACAAGCCCATGTATTGGTTCCTTTGCCATTTATCCCTCTTGGACATGACTGTATCCTCTGTGGTGGTACCCAAGGTGGTAGCTGGATTCCTGGAAGGGGGTGGGGTCATCTCCTTTGGTGGCTGTGTGACCCAGctcttcttcttccacttcctggGCTGCACTGAATGTTTCCTGTATACCGTGATGGCCTACGACCGCTTCCTGGCCATCTGCAAGCCACTCCGCTATGGCAACATCATGAACCACAAAGCTTGCCTCTACCTCTCCTTGGGAACCTTGCTTGGTGGCTCAGTACACTCCATGATACAAACCACCCTCACCTTCCACTTGCCCTATAGCCATGGAGACCAAGTAGGTTACATCTTCTGTGACATCCCAGCTGTCTTGAAATTAGCCTGTGCTGACACCACACTCAATGAGATGGCCACCTTTGTAGACATTGGTTTCTTGGCCATGACTTGCTTCTTCCTTATCATCACCTCCTACATCTATATAATCTCAGCTATCCTCAGGATTCGTAATGCTGAAGGACGACATCGGGCATTCTCCACTTGTGCTGCCCACATCACAGTTGTAGTGACTTACTACATTCCCCTGGTGTTCATCTATCTCCGTCCAGGGTCCCAAGACCCATTGGATGGAGTGGTGGCAGTTTTCTACACCACAATTACCCCACTCCTAAATCCCATCATATATACCCTTAGGAACAAAGAGATGAAAAGTGCGTTAAGAAAACTCTGGGTCTGGAATTTGCTAACACTCAGTTGA
- the LOC134497074 gene encoding olfactory receptor 10S1-like: MDPDNQTKVSIFILGGVPNTARLPFLFFLIFTVIYLLTVLGNLLILFTIVAEPQLHGLPMYYFLCNLSLLDTCLSSVTVPKILASFIASSYRTISFGGCVLQLYAFHFLASTECFLYTVMAYDRYLAICRPLNYTTLMSRRISLGLVAGTWLTGSVHAAIHASLTFRLPYCGPNQVNYFFCDIPPVLKLACADTTVNHAMIRINIALVGTGCFLLICISYSYIASAVLKIQTMEGRHRAFSTCSAHLTVVLLYYSPSIFIYMHPASSHTTYGMLAVFYAIITPMLNPFIYTLRNKEVKRALRKLFVGHLISQK; the protein is encoded by the coding sequence ATGGACCCAGACAATCAAACCAAAGTGAGCATCTTCATCCTTGGGGGCGTCCCAAACACTGCCCgacttcccttcctcttcttcctcatcttcaCAGTCATCTACTTACTGACAGTGCTAGGGAACCTCCTCATCCTATTCACCATTGTGGCTGAACCTCAACTTCATGGCCTCCCCATGTACTACTTTCTCTGCAATCTCTCTCTTCTGGACACCTGCCTCTCCTCCGTCACTGTGCCCAAAATCCTGGCCAGTTTCATAGCATCTAGCTACAGAACCATCTCCTTTGGAGGCTGCGTCCTTCAACTCTACGCCTTCCACTTTCTGGCCAGCACTGAGTGTTTCCTCTATACTGTCATGGCTTATGACCGCTACCTTGCCATCTGCCGTCCACTGAACTATACCACATTAATGAGCAGAAGAATCTCCCTGGGACTCGTAGCTGGCACGTGGCTTACGGGTTCCGTTCACGCGGCAATACATGCCAGTCTAACTTTCCGTCTGCCTTACTGTGGCCCTAACCAGGTTAACTATTTCTTTTGTGACATACCCCCTGTGCTAAAGCTGGCCTGTGCTGACACAACTGTGAATCATGCCATGATAAGGATAAACATTGCTCTGGTGGGCACTGGTTGCTTTCTACTGATATGTATTTCCTACAGCTACATAGCTTCTGCTGTTTTGAAAATCCAAACAATGGAGGGAAGACATCGGGCCTTCTCAACCTGTAGTGCACATCTCACAGTGGTGTTACTATACTATAGCCCCTCCATTTTTATCTACATGCACCCAGCTTCAAGCCATACCACGTATGGGATGTTGGCTGTGTTTTACGCCATCATCACCCCTATGTTGAACCCATTCATATATACGCTGAGGAATAAGGAAGTAAAAAGGGCTTTGAGGAAATTGTTCGTTGGACACCTGATTTCTCAGAAATGA